The Alkalibacter saccharofermentans DSM 14828 genome includes a window with the following:
- the pgsA gene encoding CDP-diacylglycerol--glycerol-3-phosphate 3-phosphatidyltransferase: MKNVPNILTIIRMVLIPVFVYVFFSDMENFRYWALAVYALASFTDLVDGYIARKFDVVTDIGKVLDPLADKLMLLTVLVCLFIAGDVPNIILAIVLFKEGFMITLGLILYHKKDRIVVPANYYGKSATVLFTVSIVLVFLFPGNANVMYLMYISIALKFIALFKYYFTYQAEKKKRGF, encoded by the coding sequence ATGAAAAACGTACCCAATATTTTGACGATCATAAGAATGGTATTGATACCTGTTTTTGTATATGTATTTTTTTCCGATATGGAAAATTTCAGATACTGGGCTTTGGCCGTCTATGCTTTGGCATCATTTACTGACCTGGTTGACGGCTATATCGCAAGAAAGTTTGATGTAGTGACAGATATAGGAAAGGTACTAGATCCGCTGGCAGACAAGCTTATGCTTCTTACTGTATTGGTATGTCTGTTTATAGCCGGTGACGTACCGAATATTATTTTGGCCATAGTCCTATTTAAGGAAGGATTTATGATAACCCTCGGGCTGATATTGTACCATAAGAAGGATAGGATCGTAGTACCTGCAAACTATTATGGAAAAAGCGCCACAGTCCTTTTTACCGTATCAATAGTGCTGGTGTTTTTATTCCCGGGCAATGCAAACGTAATGTATCTGATGTACATCTCAATTGCACTGAAATTTATCGCTCTTTTCAAGTATTACTTCACTTACCAGGCTGAAAAGAAAAAAAGAGGGTTCTAG
- a CDS encoding TVP38/TMEM64 family protein: MIGLIKHHKILTVLIIALLLLAVMWLAGTDRMEIADMLSYEAESPFMASGIIILWYLAKTVLVFIPMKGLFIATGLILPFHLAILTTFTGLYLHLSVGYLLGRRFGKDRVEKMIEGSKKAHDIMEYGEKNGLVICAASRNIPGPPVDIVNMFFGAAGVPYPIYITGSLLGFAPGVFLFTLMGESADDPTSPAFILPVIIALGISFAVARGYKKFSRKNEEEKI; encoded by the coding sequence ATGATAGGACTTATAAAGCATCATAAAATACTAACGGTACTGATAATAGCCCTTTTATTGCTGGCAGTGATGTGGCTGGCTGGTACTGACAGGATGGAAATAGCAGACATGCTCAGCTATGAAGCAGAATCGCCTTTTATGGCTTCCGGCATAATCATACTTTGGTATCTAGCTAAAACGGTACTTGTCTTTATACCGATGAAAGGCTTGTTCATAGCCACCGGGCTGATACTGCCTTTCCACTTGGCGATATTGACCACCTTTACAGGGCTGTATCTCCATCTAAGTGTCGGTTATCTTTTAGGTAGAAGGTTTGGCAAGGACAGAGTCGAAAAGATGATAGAAGGAAGCAAGAAGGCTCATGATATCATGGAATACGGCGAAAAAAACGGCCTGGTAATATGTGCGGCATCGCGAAACATACCAGGACCTCCAGTTGACATAGTCAACATGTTTTTCGGTGCGGCAGGGGTGCCGTATCCGATTTATATCACAGGAAGCCTGTTGGGGTTTGCTCCGGGGGTATTTCTTTTTACCTTGATGGGCGAATCCGCAGATGATCCCACCTCCCCTGCATTTATATTGCCGGTTATTATAGCTTTGGGAATATCATTTGCAGTGGCAAGAGGATATAAAAAATTCAGCAGAAAAAATGAAGAGGAGAAAATATAA
- a CDS encoding class I SAM-dependent methyltransferase, translated as MGFYEEIAKHYDDIFPAGKVQEELLLQMAGEPEADVLDIACGTGGYSISLARAGHNVTAVDLDEKMIDALKDKVKGQKLNIRAHKMNMMDISALKTSFDLAYCIGNSLVHLDSVQQVTGFLKEAKKVLKKGKLVIQIINYDRILKQDIKSLPTIENKEAGLTFERLYRFDKVENKVYFKTILNVDENTYDNEIPLLPLTSDELESSLKEAGFEDVVMYGDFKKSPYDKDESYALVAVAK; from the coding sequence ATGGGGTTTTACGAAGAAATCGCAAAGCATTACGATGATATATTTCCTGCCGGTAAGGTGCAGGAAGAGCTTTTGCTGCAAATGGCAGGAGAGCCTGAAGCAGATGTGCTTGATATAGCCTGCGGAACCGGAGGATATTCCATATCCCTTGCCAGGGCAGGGCACAATGTAACTGCAGTGGATCTGGACGAAAAGATGATAGATGCACTAAAGGACAAGGTTAAAGGTCAAAAACTTAATATAAGAGCTCACAAAATGAACATGATGGATATATCCGCCCTTAAGACATCATTTGATTTGGCATACTGCATCGGAAACAGTCTGGTCCATCTTGACAGCGTACAACAAGTGACTGGCTTTCTAAAAGAAGCAAAGAAGGTTCTTAAAAAAGGGAAGCTTGTCATACAGATAATAAACTACGACAGGATACTTAAACAGGACATTAAGTCTCTGCCCACGATAGAAAATAAAGAGGCTGGACTTACTTTTGAAAGATTATATAGATTTGATAAAGTAGAGAACAAGGTTTACTTCAAGACAATCTTAAATGTAGATGAAAATACCTACGACAACGAGATACCCCTGCTGCCTCTTACTTCAGACGAATTGGAGTCATCTCTTAAAGAGGCGGGCTTTGAAGATGTCGTCATGTACGGAGACTTTAAAAAAAGCCCCTACGACAAAGACGAATCCTACGCCCTTGTAGCAGTGGCTAAGTAA
- a CDS encoding amino acid ABC transporter substrate-binding protein, with amino-acid sequence MKKSLTAVMLLVLSVSLLFGCTSTDSSEDTWKDLEDRGTVIVGFDDTFVPMGFKDGSGEIIGFDIDLAKEAIGRMGLEPEFQPIDWNLKETELNTKNIDLIWNGYTITDERKEKVNFTKPYLDNRQVIVVLSGSDIDMKADLEGRIVAAQNASSALAAIQAEGAAETFDGGEPILFDTYNDAFMDLEAGRVHAVVADEILARYYISERGEEKYKVLDEDFGDEEYGVGVRKSDEILLGKLNDILDEMKSDGSAEAISEKWFGENIVK; translated from the coding sequence ATGAAAAAATCATTAACAGCAGTGATGCTGCTGGTTTTATCCGTTTCATTATTATTTGGATGCACCAGCACAGACAGTTCAGAAGACACCTGGAAAGACCTTGAGGACAGAGGAACTGTAATAGTCGGTTTCGACGATACATTTGTTCCCATGGGATTCAAAGATGGAAGCGGAGAAATAATCGGTTTCGACATAGACCTTGCCAAAGAGGCTATCGGCAGGATGGGCCTTGAGCCTGAATTTCAGCCAATAGACTGGAATCTTAAGGAAACCGAGCTTAATACAAAAAACATAGACCTTATCTGGAACGGATATACAATTACAGATGAAAGAAAAGAAAAGGTCAACTTTACAAAGCCATATCTTGACAACAGACAGGTCATCGTAGTCTTAAGCGGTTCAGATATCGATATGAAAGCCGATCTTGAAGGAAGAATCGTTGCAGCTCAAAACGCTTCAAGTGCTTTGGCAGCCATTCAAGCAGAAGGCGCGGCAGAAACCTTTGACGGTGGCGAGCCTATACTCTTCGATACCTACAACGATGCTTTCATGGACCTGGAAGCAGGAAGAGTGCATGCAGTAGTCGCTGATGAAATCCTGGCTAGGTACTACATATCTGAAAGAGGCGAAGAAAAATACAAAGTCCTTGATGAAGATTTCGGTGACGAAGAATATGGCGTGGGAGTAAGAAAATCTGATGAGATTCTTCTTGGTAAGTTAAACGATATTTTGGACGAAATGAAATCAGACGGATCAGCTGAAGCTATTTCAGAAAAATGGTTCGGCGAAAACATAGTGAAGTAA
- a CDS encoding amino acid ABC transporter ATP-binding protein, whose product MLRVNKLSKSFGDKKVLDQISFEVEKGDIAIITGPSGVGKTTLIRCLSSLETYDSGTIDISERRSEKEHPVGLVFQSFNLFPHLSSLENITFPLIKAKGMNKEDAKKKALELMESLGLTGLEGSYPFQLSGGQKQRVAIARALAMDPEYLCFDEPTSALDSKLRDSVGEILREIAKKGTGVIVITHDREFAEKYSTKLYALGSELERVE is encoded by the coding sequence ATGCTAAGAGTAAACAAGCTTTCAAAAAGCTTTGGAGACAAAAAGGTTTTGGATCAAATAAGCTTCGAAGTGGAAAAAGGCGATATAGCCATAATTACCGGACCTTCAGGCGTGGGAAAAACCACTCTTATCAGATGTCTTTCCTCATTGGAAACCTACGATTCTGGTACTATAGACATATCGGAGAGAAGATCGGAAAAGGAACATCCCGTGGGACTCGTGTTTCAGAGCTTCAATTTGTTCCCTCACCTTAGTTCACTGGAAAACATAACCTTTCCTCTGATCAAGGCAAAGGGCATGAATAAGGAAGATGCAAAGAAAAAAGCTCTTGAGCTCATGGAATCCCTTGGGCTTACAGGTCTTGAGGGCAGCTACCCCTTCCAGCTCTCCGGAGGGCAGAAGCAGCGGGTGGCAATTGCCAGGGCCCTTGCCATGGATCCAGAGTATCTTTGCTTCGACGAGCCTACATCAGCTCTAGATTCCAAGCTAAGAGACAGCGTAGGCGAAATCTTAAGAGAAATTGCAAAAAAAGGAACAGGCGTAATAGTAATAACCCATGACAGGGAGTTTGCAGAAAAATACTCCACCAAGCTTTATGCGCTGGGCAGCGAGCTTGAAAGAGTAGAGTAA
- the truA gene encoding tRNA pseudouridine(38-40) synthase TruA yields MKRNVKIVLEYDGGRYKGWQRLDSNDTIQGKLEDIVLKMTGNKTGIIGSGRTDSGVHARGQVANFIIDTDMKENEIKDYFNAYLPQDIAVKEVAFEKENFHSRHDAKEKTYVYYIYNNQVNSVFDRKFSLHVPEALDIEAIRKALPLFEGTHDFLGFSSLRKSKKITVRTINSLTMEKDGPRIKFVFKGDGFLYNTIRIIMGTILEIGTKKRKVSSIEEVFKTKTREKAGYTVPPHGLFLEEVKY; encoded by the coding sequence ATGAAAAGAAATGTAAAAATTGTTTTAGAATACGACGGAGGCCGCTACAAGGGCTGGCAAAGGCTCGACTCAAACGATACAATCCAGGGAAAGCTGGAGGACATAGTCCTTAAGATGACCGGAAATAAAACCGGGATAATCGGCTCGGGCAGAACCGATTCAGGCGTTCACGCGAGAGGCCAGGTGGCTAACTTTATTATAGACACCGACATGAAGGAAAATGAGATCAAAGATTATTTCAATGCTTACCTTCCCCAGGATATCGCAGTAAAGGAAGTTGCCTTTGAAAAAGAAAACTTCCACAGCAGACACGATGCCAAGGAAAAAACCTACGTCTATTACATTTACAACAATCAGGTTAATTCCGTATTCGACAGAAAATTCAGCTTGCACGTTCCGGAAGCACTGGATATCGAGGCTATTCGCAAGGCCCTTCCCCTGTTTGAAGGAACTCACGACTTCTTAGGCTTTTCATCCCTAAGAAAAAGCAAGAAAATCACTGTGCGGACAATCAATTCACTCACTATGGAAAAGGACGGACCGCGAATCAAATTTGTATTCAAAGGTGATGGATTTTTATACAACACGATAAGGATAATAATGGGCACGATTTTAGAAATAGGCACAAAAAAGAGAAAAGTCTCTTCCATAGAAGAAGTATTTAAGACAAAGACTCGGGAAAAGGCCGGATATACGGTGCCTCCCCATGGATTGTTTTTAGAGGAAGTAAAATACTAG
- a CDS encoding sugar ABC transporter permease yields MSFFSELSKLLKKNIRDYGMFIALFIIMSVFSLLTDGVFISPRNISNLINATGYIAVLAVGMTLVIVIRHIDLSVGFLAGFLGAVAAILLTSYGLPVVVVIPVMLMMGAVVGFFNGVLVARLGIPAFVVSLAGMMIFRGALLQATSKTGTIIVPNPAFNAIGNGFIPDFELVDGLHTVTLLVGLLGILFYINSEIKSRRKKQHYEFEVIPVSIFYAKLLFVSALIGYITWTLASYNGLSWTVVVMLVVTGIYHFMTKNTVLGRHIYAVGGNPEAAALSGIDVKKITYFVFSSMSMLAALSGILYTSRLQSATTTAGTLFELDAIAAAYVGGVSAAGGVGKVTGSIIGALVMASLTSGMNLMGVGISYQYMIRGAILIIAVVFDVLTRNKK; encoded by the coding sequence ATGAGCTTTTTTAGTGAATTGAGCAAACTTCTTAAGAAAAATATACGCGACTATGGCATGTTTATAGCATTGTTTATAATCATGTCGGTCTTTTCCCTATTGACAGACGGCGTGTTCATATCCCCAAGAAACATAAGCAATCTGATTAACGCTACCGGCTATATAGCTGTTTTGGCAGTAGGAATGACATTGGTCATCGTTATCAGACACATCGACCTTTCAGTTGGGTTTCTGGCGGGTTTTTTGGGAGCTGTAGCTGCCATACTTCTGACAAGCTACGGATTGCCGGTTGTTGTCGTGATTCCGGTGATGCTTATGATGGGGGCTGTTGTGGGGTTTTTCAACGGGGTGCTGGTAGCCCGTCTAGGCATACCTGCTTTCGTGGTGTCTCTAGCAGGCATGATGATTTTCAGGGGAGCGCTTTTGCAGGCGACATCTAAGACCGGAACTATTATCGTGCCAAACCCAGCCTTTAATGCCATAGGCAATGGATTCATACCTGATTTTGAACTGGTCGACGGCCTTCACACTGTGACATTGCTCGTGGGTCTTTTGGGGATACTCTTCTACATTAATAGTGAGATAAAGTCTAGAAGAAAAAAGCAGCACTATGAATTTGAAGTGATACCAGTATCCATATTTTATGCAAAGCTGCTGTTTGTTTCGGCATTGATCGGCTATATAACCTGGACCTTGGCAAGCTACAATGGCCTTTCCTGGACGGTAGTCGTTATGCTGGTGGTAACAGGGATATATCATTTTATGACAAAAAACACCGTGTTGGGAAGGCATATATACGCAGTGGGAGGAAATCCCGAAGCTGCTGCACTTAGCGGCATTGATGTCAAAAAAATAACTTATTTTGTTTTTTCTTCCATGAGCATGCTGGCAGCCTTGTCGGGAATATTATATACATCAAGGCTTCAGTCCGCTACTACGACCGCCGGAACTCTATTTGAGCTTGATGCCATTGCTGCCGCTTATGTAGGTGGCGTATCGGCGGCTGGTGGGGTAGGAAAGGTAACAGGCTCCATAATAGGAGCATTGGTAATGGCTTCGTTGACCAGCGGAATGAATCTGATGGGGGTTGGAATATCTTATCAGTACATGATCAGAGGCGCGATATTGATCATCGCGGTGGTATTCGATGTGTTGACTAGAAATAAAAAGTAG
- a CDS encoding CvfB family protein: MMDIGKIQELTILRKTSIGVYLNEFEGALDDDVLLPKSQVPEDAQPGDKIKVFIYRDSKDRLIATVRTPKILFGDIKKLRVVEATNIGAFLDWGLEKDLLLPFKEQIGKVRTGDDCLVSLYVDKSDRLCATMKVHKMLSDKSPFNENDQVSGTVYAHNREMGVFVAVENKYHGMIPLNEMFGIFDIGDVIEARVVKIRPDGKLNLSIRKQAHDEIDDDAEKIMRSLVKRNGFLPYNDKSQASAIKAEFDMSKSAFKRAVGRLLKNKKIEINDKGIKML; the protein is encoded by the coding sequence ATAATGGATATAGGAAAGATACAGGAGCTGACGATACTTAGAAAGACAAGCATAGGAGTTTACCTAAACGAATTTGAAGGGGCGCTGGATGATGATGTGCTGTTGCCTAAAAGCCAAGTGCCGGAAGATGCACAGCCTGGGGACAAGATAAAAGTCTTTATCTACAGGGACTCTAAAGACAGGCTCATAGCGACTGTCAGGACACCTAAGATCTTATTTGGCGACATAAAAAAGCTCAGGGTGGTAGAAGCGACAAACATCGGTGCTTTTTTGGACTGGGGCCTTGAGAAGGACCTTCTTTTGCCGTTCAAAGAGCAGATAGGAAAGGTAAGGACGGGGGATGACTGTCTTGTGTCTTTGTATGTGGATAAAAGCGACAGGCTATGCGCAACGATGAAGGTCCACAAGATGTTAAGCGATAAATCTCCCTTTAACGAAAATGACCAGGTCAGCGGAACTGTCTATGCCCACAACAGAGAAATGGGCGTATTTGTAGCTGTGGAAAACAAGTATCACGGCATGATACCCCTTAACGAGATGTTCGGCATTTTTGATATAGGGGACGTGATAGAAGCAAGGGTAGTTAAAATCAGACCTGATGGGAAGCTGAACCTCAGTATCAGAAAGCAAGCTCACGACGAAATTGACGATGATGCTGAAAAGATAATGAGAAGCCTTGTCAAGCGAAACGGATTTTTGCCATATAACGACAAGAGCCAGGCGAGCGCCATAAAAGCAGAATTTGACATGAGCAAAAGCGCATTTAAAAGAGCGGTGGGAAGACTGTTGAAAAACAAAAAAATAGAAATAAACGATAAAGGAATCAAGATGCTGTAA
- a CDS encoding amino acid ABC transporter permease codes for MDYLLSMAPLMLQGLRTTLWLFFLTALGSIPLGMLVCILRLSKYTPLQRMMQLYILLMRGTPLLLQLIFIFFGLPIIGIVINRESAALIAFILNYAAYFAEIFRGGILSIDQGQYEASTVLGLSKIQTFFGIILPQVVKRVLPPGGNELITLVKDTSLAYILGLGDVLRASRTLTNQQASLIPLFLAGAIYLVLVSVVTFGLKKAETKFEYYR; via the coding sequence ATGGATTATTTATTGAGCATGGCACCACTTATGTTACAGGGTCTTAGAACGACCCTGTGGCTGTTTTTCCTAACTGCACTTGGCTCTATACCTCTGGGGATGCTCGTCTGCATCCTCAGGCTTTCAAAATACACGCCTTTGCAGAGAATGATGCAACTATATATATTGCTGATGAGAGGGACCCCCCTTTTGCTTCAGCTTATTTTTATTTTCTTTGGTCTTCCTATCATAGGAATCGTGATTAACAGGGAGTCGGCTGCTTTGATTGCCTTTATCCTTAATTACGCTGCATATTTTGCCGAAATATTCAGAGGCGGGATTCTCTCCATAGACCAAGGCCAATACGAAGCATCAACCGTGCTGGGCCTGTCGAAAATACAGACATTTTTCGGAATCATACTTCCCCAGGTAGTAAAACGCGTTCTTCCTCCCGGAGGAAATGAACTGATAACCTTGGTGAAAGATACCTCTTTAGCATATATACTTGGGCTTGGGGATGTCCTAAGAGCATCACGGACGCTGACTAACCAGCAAGCTTCATTGATACCGCTTTTTTTGGCAGGAGCCATTTATTTGGTGCTTGTTTCGGTAGTTACCTTCGGACTTAAAAAAGCTGAAACTAAATTTGAATATTACAGGTAG
- a CDS encoding sugar ABC transporter ATP-binding protein, protein MDGLSNQIDYILEMRNITKEFPGVKALDQVNFSVKRGEIHCLVGENGAGKSTLMKVLSGVYPFGEYSGDIVLNGEVQKYQGIQESERSGIAIIYQELALVPEMTVYENIYLGHEIKKKNIIDWNETVVRSSEMLKKVRLKITPETKVKELGVGKRQLVEIAKAFSKDVKLLILDEPTAALNDDDSKNLLMLLKELKSEGITSIMISHKLKEVIEIADTVTVLRDGKTICSLDAHKGEVTERVLIKNMVGRAIDDIFPKRDKKEFGDKILQVIDWSAYDYAAGKDILKNVNIYARRGEVVGIAGLMGAGRTELAYSIFGNPRGYKTEGSILVGGDNKRFHHPSDAIKAGIAYVTEDRKGEGLILIQDVKKNISLANLRTLADKGVINDNEEINVATRYKDSLTIKTPSIEQLVNNLSGGNQQKVSLGKWLFTQPKILILDEPTRGIDVGAKFEIYTIINKLVEEGMCIIMISSELPEILGMSDRIYVMAEGRITGELPVEKASQDEIMEMATV, encoded by the coding sequence ATGGATGGCTTGTCGAATCAAATAGACTACATACTTGAAATGAGAAACATAACCAAGGAATTTCCGGGAGTGAAGGCCTTGGATCAGGTTAATTTTAGCGTTAAAAGAGGTGAGATACACTGCCTGGTAGGAGAAAATGGTGCGGGAAAATCCACGCTGATGAAAGTACTCTCAGGAGTATATCCTTTTGGAGAATACAGCGGCGACATCGTTTTAAACGGAGAAGTTCAAAAATACCAGGGTATTCAAGAAAGCGAAAGATCAGGAATTGCCATAATTTATCAAGAGCTGGCGTTGGTTCCGGAGATGACGGTATACGAAAATATCTACCTAGGCCACGAAATAAAAAAGAAGAACATAATAGACTGGAATGAGACAGTAGTAAGATCTTCTGAAATGCTAAAAAAGGTTAGGCTTAAAATAACCCCGGAAACAAAGGTAAAGGAGCTGGGAGTAGGAAAAAGGCAGTTGGTGGAAATAGCAAAGGCATTCAGCAAGGATGTTAAGCTTTTGATATTGGACGAACCCACGGCAGCGCTAAATGACGACGACTCCAAAAACCTTTTGATGCTTTTAAAAGAGCTGAAATCCGAAGGGATAACCTCAATCATGATATCTCACAAGCTAAAAGAGGTAATTGAAATAGCTGACACCGTGACAGTTTTAAGAGATGGTAAGACCATATGCTCTCTGGATGCCCACAAAGGCGAGGTTACAGAAAGGGTTCTCATTAAAAATATGGTTGGAAGAGCAATCGACGACATATTCCCCAAAAGAGACAAGAAAGAATTTGGAGATAAGATACTTCAAGTAATAGACTGGTCTGCCTATGATTACGCGGCAGGAAAGGACATATTAAAGAACGTGAACATATATGCCAGAAGGGGGGAGGTCGTAGGTATAGCAGGCCTGATGGGAGCAGGGAGAACGGAGCTTGCCTACAGCATATTCGGAAACCCCAGAGGATATAAAACTGAAGGAAGCATTTTAGTGGGGGGAGATAACAAGAGATTTCACCATCCAAGCGATGCGATTAAAGCTGGTATAGCATATGTTACAGAGGACAGAAAAGGAGAAGGGCTGATACTTATACAAGACGTTAAGAAAAATATATCACTGGCAAATTTAAGGACGCTTGCGGATAAAGGAGTCATTAACGATAACGAAGAAATTAACGTTGCCACCAGATATAAAGATTCTTTGACCATCAAGACACCCAGTATCGAACAGCTTGTTAACAATTTAAGCGGAGGGAATCAGCAGAAGGTTTCATTGGGGAAATGGCTTTTTACCCAGCCCAAAATTCTCATTTTAGATGAACCCACAAGAGGAATAGACGTGGGCGCTAAGTTTGAGATTTACACGATCATAAACAAGCTGGTAGAAGAGGGAATGTGCATTATAATGATTTCTTCGGAGCTTCCCGAAATATTGGGCATGAGCGACAGGATTTATGTAATGGCTGAAGGAAGGATTACAGGTGAGCTTCCCGTTGAGAAAGCCAGCCAGGACGAAATAATGGAAATGGCCACAGTCTGA
- a CDS encoding YgiQ family radical SAM protein: MNDFLPVSREDMQKRGWEQLDFIIVSGDAYVDHPSFGTAVIGRVLESRGFKVGIIPQPDWKNKDSYKKLGKPKLAFLVTSGNIDSMVNHYTTAKKTRKDDLYSPGGKSGFRPDRATMVYSRKLKELYSDVPIILGGIEASLRRFAHFDYWSSKVRRSILLDAKADIIVYGMGERQIIEIAEALDSGLPIGEITFIKGTVYKTKDKQRPYEPLWLPHYDEIIASKKKYAQSFMIQYTNMDSINGKPLVEPYNNYWVVQNPPSDSMSNIELDDVYALPYTRSYHPMYEKAGGIPAIKEVKHSIISNRGCFGSCNFCALTFHQGRKVQSRSHASIIRETEEITKDPEFKGYIHDVGGPTANFRHSACKKQEKHGVCPDKQCMFPEPCSQLIVEHRDYLELLRKMRNMPGIKKVFIRSGLRYDYLIYDKDDTFFKELCEHHISGQLKIAPEHVSPKVLEKMGKPGRKVYDRFVNKYHKINRDLGKNQFLVPYLMSSHPGSTLKEAVELAEYLRDIGYTPEQVQDFYPTPGTMSTCMFYTGIDPRNMSEVYIPSDPHEKAMQRALIQYKKPQNYRLVKEALLKAGRNDLIGFGKNCLIKPEGDQKGGKKAYGDQRKKRQTGKKKTNKRR, encoded by the coding sequence ATGAATGATTTTTTGCCCGTATCACGGGAAGACATGCAAAAACGTGGCTGGGAACAGCTGGATTTTATAATTGTTTCAGGGGATGCCTATGTGGATCACCCTTCATTTGGAACAGCCGTCATAGGCAGGGTGCTTGAAAGCCGTGGCTTTAAGGTAGGCATCATACCTCAGCCGGATTGGAAGAATAAGGACTCCTACAAAAAACTAGGAAAGCCCAAGCTGGCCTTTCTAGTTACATCAGGGAACATCGATTCTATGGTGAACCACTATACCACGGCTAAAAAGACCAGAAAAGACGACCTTTATTCACCGGGTGGAAAATCCGGTTTCAGGCCGGACCGGGCGACCATGGTGTATTCGAGAAAATTAAAGGAGCTCTATAGCGATGTCCCTATAATATTGGGAGGCATTGAGGCAAGCTTAAGGCGCTTTGCCCATTTCGACTACTGGAGCTCAAAAGTCAGAAGATCCATACTCCTAGATGCCAAGGCGGATATCATAGTCTACGGGATGGGAGAAAGGCAGATTATAGAAATTGCAGAGGCTTTGGACAGCGGGCTTCCCATAGGCGAGATTACCTTCATAAAGGGAACGGTCTACAAGACTAAGGACAAGCAGAGACCTTACGAGCCTTTATGGCTGCCTCATTATGATGAGATAATAGCTTCTAAGAAAAAATATGCACAGAGCTTCATGATCCAGTACACAAACATGGATTCCATTAACGGAAAGCCCTTGGTAGAACCATACAACAACTATTGGGTAGTTCAAAATCCCCCCTCAGATTCCATGAGCAATATCGAGCTGGATGATGTCTATGCCCTTCCATATACAAGAAGCTACCACCCCATGTACGAAAAAGCCGGTGGAATACCTGCAATAAAGGAAGTAAAGCATAGCATAATAAGCAACAGGGGGTGTTTTGGCAGCTGCAACTTCTGCGCCCTTACATTCCATCAGGGAAGAAAGGTTCAGTCTAGAAGCCATGCTTCAATCATTAGGGAAACTGAGGAAATCACAAAAGATCCTGAATTTAAAGGTTATATCCACGATGTTGGGGGCCCTACGGCGAACTTCAGGCACAGTGCATGTAAAAAGCAGGAAAAGCACGGAGTATGCCCTGACAAGCAGTGCATGTTTCCCGAGCCTTGCAGCCAGCTGATTGTAGAGCACCGGGATTACCTTGAGCTTTTAAGAAAGATGAGAAACATGCCGGGAATAAAAAAAGTGTTTATAAGGTCAGGATTGCGGTATGATTATCTTATATACGATAAGGACGATACATTCTTTAAGGAATTATGCGAGCACCATATCAGTGGCCAGCTAAAGATCGCTCCGGAGCACGTTTCACCCAAGGTATTGGAAAAGATGGGCAAGCCGGGAAGAAAGGTATACGACAGATTCGTAAATAAATACCACAAGATCAACAGAGATCTTGGGAAAAATCAATTTTTAGTTCCCTATCTTATGTCGAGCCACCCAGGGTCCACTTTGAAGGAAGCTGTGGAGCTTGCCGAATATTTAAGGGATATAGGTTATACCCCGGAACAGGTCCAGGATTTTTATCCAACCCCTGGGACGATGTCTACCTGTATGTTCTATACCGGGATCGATCCGAGAAATATGTCGGAAGTTTACATACCATCAGATCCCCACGAAAAGGCTATGCAAAGGGCACTGATACAATATAAAAAGCCCCAAAACTACAGGCTGGTTAAAGAAGCTCTTTTAAAAGCCGGAAGGAACGACTTGATAGGATTTGGCAAAAACTGCCTTATAAAGCCGGAGGGAGACCAAAAAGGCGGCAAAAAGGCTTACGGGGATCAGCGCAAAAAAAGGCAAACCGGAAAGAAAAAGACAAACAAAAGAAGATAA